In Plasmodium gaboni strain SY75 chromosome 14, whole genome shotgun sequence, one genomic interval encodes:
- a CDS encoding hypothetical protein (conserved Plasmodium protein, unknown function), which yields MLIFQNAQHYFNFFRNFNGCYTDNKLLKFFFKKSYNNWFNDPSQYNYYFISYYAVALSMCIMLRNLLFNPDVHFRRQDKRRNIIDRYQHHAYSLPYFNHWLRNFSQSFKSSLIDNEPDYQDVDPWSFRPNRNQFYGRFPFFFEIPKYHIDDPSFDKNSHKYMQNYYEQIGYVQKPETMRV from the coding sequence ATGCTCATATTTCAGAACGCACAACATtatttcaatttttttcGCAACTTTAATGGTTGCTATACGgataataaattattgaaattttttttcaaaaagAGTTATAACAATTGGTTTAATGATCCAAGtcaatataattattattttatatcttaCTATGCTGTAGCACTTTCAATGTGTATTATGTTACgtaatttattatttaatcCTGATGTACATTTTAGAAGACAAgataaaagaagaaatataattgACAGATATCAACATCATGCATATTCACTTCCATATTTTAATCACTGGTTAAGAAATTTTAGTCAATCATTTAAAAGTTCACTTATTGATAATGAACCAGATTATCAAGATGTAGACCCTTGGTCTTTCCGACCTAACCGAAATCAATTTTATGGAAGATTCCCATTCTTTTTTGAAATACCAAAGTATCATATTGATGACCCATCATTTGATAAAAACTCACATAAGTATATgcaaaattattatgaacaAATTGGATATGTACAAAAACCAGAAACCATGCGAGTTtaa
- a CDS encoding putative CCAAT-binding transcription factor has protein sequence MNLKNNENDDAKNFWKEQLFEICNMSPEDMKIHNLPISRIKKIMKEDDEIKSNQMVSADTPVLLAKACELFIMELTSNAWKYTEEGKRRTLQRQDVVSAACKKDTFDFLIDLIPLEDRMKFINLHMKMNTRKSQANMNYDMMQQYYNLYSNCNDNKNSMNIINGINSMNGLNNMENLNGNNNNNMNSQMMNTLNNSTNDLNLLYRSNNNNNNNSNNNNIDDFNNSSLNLQNNIYMNQNKYFNNKDFNISNNNYMSPNGVISNNMYPTNNFSNRHMSIYSNRGMNSTQGNNNNNNNNSSSNNSSSNNNNNSNYNNSSNYNNSSNYNNSSNYNNSSNYNNSSNYNSSCSNNNSSNNNNSSTCSNNNSNNNKNNNNNNYNNSLSTNENFTNNLVNPINYNNSNNNNNNNNNNNNVSNRKRSYKKDFSNNTLTELNNNINNDMKDITTNSFHSNDFVNSYIGQNSKINQNKNSYSSHNNNNNNNNNFNSVAAQNGTNSFNGINTEDIKNNNFNGNYCSMQDMNIMYDVNGMMYGYSYIKNDDKNMNDIQSQKGYVYNYYNGTNKTMNNTTIIGNTASNNNYNDSSSRNVSSCSSFDLKNNMITNDSRKNISPVISNDIKNNNYNRNIHNNNMIKQNNIIINDYSNNSNNVQGNLNPELINRNSLSVKSNVELNKDVLNNFFLKNNNTATTTSTTTTTTATTHNNVMGNNNMPSGNDTKAKNNKSNNKNKNGNSNNNNNNNNNSRISINNRMSNNNKRMSNTHYVLNNQSNKNKTLNNKHNNNNNVLNDHMNNSMQNNYQLSMQQNNLMATSMNQQMSSLMNDPNMNDINMNNMHNMNNMNNMNNIVMNDNIMNENIMNDTMMNDTMMNDTMMNDNIININNINDHIIMNDTIINDIINNSENNITRKNSSINIINQNIDNSVVHNHLNNIIPHINNNVQQNMKVNMNSNMYMNNNTQNQMYQPTSQYSVPENNYICNYNTQTYNNKVKKKIYTYS, from the coding sequence ATGAATTTAAAgaataatgaaaatgatgatgCGAAAAATTTTTGGAAAGAGCAACTGTTCGAAATATGTAACATGAGCCCAGAGGATATGAAGATACACAATTTGCCTATATcaagaataaaaaaaataatgaaagaagatgatgaaataaaaagtaatCAAATGGTTTCTGCAGACACACCTGTATTATTAGCTAAAGCATGtgaattatttattatggAATTAACAAGTAATGCTTGGAAATATACAGAAGAAGGGAAACGTCGAACGTTACAAAGACAAGATGTAGTATCTGCTGCTTGTAAGAAAGATACCTTTGATTTTTTAATTGATCTTATACCTTTAGAAGATCGTATGAAATTTATTAATCTTCATATGAAAATGAATACTCGAAAAAGTCAGGCGAATATGAATTATGATATGATGCAACAATATTACaatttatattcaaattgtaatgataataaaaatagtatgaatataataaatggTATAAATTCAATGAATGgtttaaataatatggaaaaccttaatggtaataataataataatatgaattcTCAAATGATGAATACATTAAATAATAGTACTAATgatttaaatttattatacagatcaaataataataataataataatagcaataataataatatagacgattttaataattcatctttaaatttacaaaataatatatatatgaaccaaaataaatattttaataataaagattttaatatatcaaataataattatatgtcACCAAATGGTGttatatcaaataatatgtatccaacaaataatttttcaaatCGTCATATGAGTATATACTCCAATCGAGGTATGAACTCTACACAAGGCaataacaacaacaataataataatagtagtagtaataatagtagtagtaataataataataatagtaattataataatagtagtaattataataatagtagtaattataataatagcagtaattataataatagtagtaattataataatagtagtaattataatagcagttgtagtaataataatagtagtaataataataatagtagtacttgtagtaataataatagtaacAATAACAAgaacaataataataataattataataacagTTTAAGTACTAATGAAAATTTTACAAACAACTTAGTTAATCCcataaattataataatagtaataataataataataataataataataataataatgtaagTAATAGAAAAAGATCATACAAAAAAgatttttcaaataatacGTTAAcagaattaaataataatataaataatgatatgaAAGATATTACAACAAATAGTTTTCACAGCAATGATTTTGTCAATTCATATATAGGCCAGaattcaaaaataaatcaaaacAAAAATAGTTACTCAtcacataataataataataataataataacaattttAATAGTGTAGCTGCACAGAATGGAACCAATTCATTTAACGGTATAAATACAGaggatataaaaaataataattttaatgGAAATTATTGCTCAATGCAAGATATGAATATTATGTATGATGTTAATGGTATGATGTATGgttattcttatataaagaatgatgataaaaatatgaatgatatACAATCACAAAAGGGATATGTCTATAACTATTATAATGGTACAAATAAAACAATGAATAATACTACTATAATTGGAAATACTGcatctaataataattataatgatagTAGTTCAAGAAATGTTTCTTCATGTTCATCATTTGATCtaaagaataatatgattaCAAATGATTCcagaaaaaatatatcacCAGTTATATCAAATGAtatcaaaaataataattataataggaatatacataataataatatgataaaacaaaataatataattattaatgATTATAGTAATAACTCTAATAATGTGCAAGGAAATCTAAATCCAGAACTTATCAATAGAAATTCTTTATCTGTTAAATCTAATGttgaattaaataaagatgttttaaataatttttttcttaaaaataataacacTGCAACTACAACTAGTACTACTACAACAACTACAGCTACTACGCATAATAATGTCATGGGTAATAATAACATGCCTTCTGGTAATGACACCAAAGctaaaaataataaaagtaataataaaaataaaaatggaaacagcaacaacaacaataataataataataatagtcGTATATCCATTAATAATCGAATgagtaataataataagcGTATGAGCAATACACATTATGTTCTCAATAATcaatcaaataaaaataagacATTAAAcaataaacataataataataataatgtgtTAAATGatcatatgaataattCTATGCAAAATAATTACCAGCTGAGTATGCAACAAAATAATCTTATGGCTACATCAATGAACCAACAAATGTCCTCCTTAATGAATGATCCaaatatgaatgatataaatatgaataatatgcacaatatgaataatatgaataatatgaataatattgttatgaatgataatattatgaatgaaaatattatgaatgATACTATGATGAATGATACTATGATGAATGATACTATGatgaatgataatattattaatattaataatattaatgatcatattattatgaatgATACTATAattaatgatattattaataactcagaaaataatattactaGAAAAAACTCATCTATCAATATCATCAATcaaaatattgataatagTGTTGTGCACaatcatttaaataatatcattccacatattaataataacGTGCAACAAAATATGAAGGTTAATATGAATTCTAACATgtatatgaataataatacacaAAATCAAATGTATCAACCTACTTCTCAGTATTCTGTGCcagaaaataattatatatgtaattataatacacagacttataataataaagtcaagaaaaaaatatatacttattcgtaa
- a CDS encoding putative ubiquinol-cytochrome c reductase iron-sulfur subunit gives MNNIKYVHFFYKCKIFGKNGLNRIIRRYGGTFNHNIKENERIPPASEDPSYKNLFDHAEDIKLWEIEEKQNVCHKKVEDLSELVEPSNHPHQYEGIFARTRYAHYNQTAEPVFPRKPDLEKGELASGANVTRTDVWHNPKEPAIVSIGKFEPRNFRPAGYAENCPNPESINSDHHPDFREYRLRSGNEDRRSFMYFISASYFFIMSSIMRSAICKSVHFFWISKDLVAGGTTELDMRTVNPGEHVVIKWRGKPVFVKHRTPEDIQRAKEDDKLIQTMRDPQLDSDRTIKPEWLVNIGICTHLGCVPAQGGNYSGYFCPCHGSHYDNSGRIRQGPAPSNLEVPPYEFVDENTIKIG, from the coding sequence atgaataatattaaatatgtacattttttttataaatgtaaaatatttggAAAAAATGGATTGAATAGAATAATTAGAAGATATGGTGGTACATTTAATCATAacataaaagaaaatgaacGTATTCCTCCAGCATCTGAAGATCCaagttataaaaatttatttgatCATGCAGAGGATATAAAATTATGGGAAATTgaagaaaaacaaaatgtGTGTCATAAAAAAGTTGAAGATTTATCAGAATTAGTTGAACCATCAAATCATCCACATCAATATGAAGGTATATTTGCAAGAACAAGATATGCTCATTATAATCAAACAGCTGAGCCAGTATTTCCAAGAAAACCAGATCTAGAGAAAGGTGAATTGGCTAGTGGAGCAAATGTAACAAGAACTGATGTTTGGCATAATCCTAAAGAACCAGCAATTGTATCAATTGGAAAATTTGAACCAAGAAATTTTAGACCTGCTGGTTATGCAGAAAATTGTCCTAATCCTGAAAGTATTAACTCAGATCATCATCCTGATTTTCGAGAATATAGATTAAGAAGTGGAAATGAAGATAGAAGATcatttatgtattttatcAGTGCATcctatttttttattatgtcATCAATTATGAGATCTGCTATATGTAAATctgttcattttttttggatTTCAAAAGATCTAGTTGCTGGAGGTACCACAGAATTAGATATGAGAACAGTAAATCCTGGAGAACATGTTGTTATTAAATGGAGAGGTAAACCTGTATTCGTTAAACATAGAACACCTGAAGATATTCAAAGAGCAAAAGAAGATGATAAATTAATTCAAACCATGAGAGATCCACAATTAGATTCAGATCGTACTATTAAACCAGAATGGCTAGTCAATATAGGTATATGTACTCACCTAGGTTGTGTTCCAGCTCAAGGTGGGAATTATAGTGGATATTTTTGCCCTTGTCACGGTTCCCATTATGATAATTCTGGAAGAATCAGACAAGGACCTGCACCTTCCAATTTAGAAGTGCCTCCTTATGAATTTGTTGATGAAAATACCATAAAAATTGGATAA